The Amblyomma americanum isolate KBUSLIRL-KWMA chromosome 5, ASM5285725v1, whole genome shotgun sequence genome window below encodes:
- the LOC144132719 gene encoding uncharacterized protein LOC144132719, producing MEGYPGNETVSDLNTWCCFLKAPAQKQLSRSTKCAHSCCGLLSSSSFKRHLVLMEANSPLNASQSAKCHHNFALPSAAASTTWGDCSPIWSWDILTNDKSSLKKENQ from the exons ATGGAAGGCTATCCTGGCAATGAGACTGTTTCAGACCTCAACACGTGGTGCTGCTTTCTAAAGGCTCCAGCGCAAAAGCAACTGTCAAGATCTACCAAGTGTGCGCACTC GTGCTGCGGCCTGCTATCTAGTTCCTCCTTCAAGCGGCATTTGGTGTTGATGGAGGCGAATTCTCCGCTGAATGCGAGCCAGTCTGCGAAATGCCACCACAACTTTGCACTACCTTCTGCTGCAGCCAGCACCACCTGG GGAGACTGTTCACCTATTTGGAGCTGGGACATCTTGACAAATGATAAGTCAAGccttaaaaaagaaaaccaataA